From Woronichinia naegeliana WA131, the proteins below share one genomic window:
- a CDS encoding IS4 family transposase encodes MARQHPRRKGNPDLRRKTNQPGVEIPEITKELFELLEPTMFTPLKYLQGTHEKMMRDRVLNLPVMVALVLSIVYRQIAGISEAVRLLEEEGLLWVASLKVSKQAVSKRMMNVPAEIFAILLKGVLEKAAEKGKKLQVGEKWEKIREKFSAVWIADGSTLEQIRKNMKISKEEKSKLGGKIMMVVEAFTQRPVTLWYTENDKSNDKIWCEELAAKLPENGLILVDMGFFSFVWFDLLTEAKKFFLTRFRAGTSYKTKQVLSQGSHYRDEIIIMGNYRSNPCKHPVRLVSVLWGTIWYQYLTNVLSPEQLSAEEVCDLYRRRWTIEEAFLLTKRLLGLAYLWVGNKNGVQIQIICTLIFYTVLNQLVGEVAIALNQPKEKISVEMVFRSLYYVAKAIARGEKPDTVTYLAERAKLFGLVKAERKRHREKAALNQQIWEPIPLS; translated from the coding sequence ATGGCAAGACAACATCCTCGGAGAAAAGGAAACCCAGACTTACGTCGTAAGACAAATCAGCCAGGGGTAGAAATCCCTGAAATAACAAAAGAGTTGTTTGAATTACTAGAACCCACAATGTTTACACCATTAAAATATTTACAGGGAACTCATGAGAAAATGATGAGAGATAGGGTATTAAATTTACCAGTAATGGTGGCATTAGTGTTAAGTATAGTGTATCGTCAAATAGCGGGTATAAGTGAAGCGGTAAGACTGTTAGAGGAAGAGGGATTGCTATGGGTAGCATCATTAAAAGTAAGCAAACAGGCAGTATCAAAAAGAATGATGAATGTGCCAGCCGAAATATTTGCAATATTACTAAAAGGAGTGTTAGAAAAAGCAGCCGAAAAAGGGAAGAAGCTCCAAGTAGGAGAAAAATGGGAAAAAATAAGAGAAAAGTTTAGTGCAGTGTGGATAGCAGATGGCTCAACGCTAGAGCAGATAAGGAAAAATATGAAAATAAGTAAAGAAGAAAAGAGTAAATTGGGGGGTAAAATAATGATGGTAGTGGAAGCCTTTACCCAAAGACCCGTTACTTTATGGTACACAGAAAATGATAAATCAAATGATAAAATATGGTGTGAAGAATTGGCAGCTAAATTACCAGAAAATGGTTTAATTCTCGTAGATATGGGATTTTTTAGCTTTGTGTGGTTTGATTTGTTAACAGAAGCTAAAAAGTTTTTTCTAACCAGATTTAGAGCGGGTACATCTTACAAAACCAAACAAGTATTGTCTCAAGGTAGTCATTACAGAGATGAGATTATCATTATGGGAAATTACCGTTCTAATCCTTGCAAGCATCCGGTGAGATTAGTCTCAGTATTATGGGGAACAATCTGGTATCAGTATTTAACAAATGTGTTGTCTCCCGAACAACTGTCCGCCGAAGAGGTCTGTGATTTATATCGAAGACGATGGACAATCGAAGAAGCCTTTTTATTAACGAAAAGACTTTTAGGACTAGCCTATTTATGGGTAGGTAATAAGAATGGTGTCCAAATCCAGATTATTTGCACTTTGATTTTCTATACGGTCTTAAATCAATTGGTAGGGGAAGTGGCGATTGCTCTAAATCAACCGAAAGAAAAAATCTCAGTAGAGATGGTGTTTCGGAGTCTATACTATGTAGCGAAGGCTATTGCTAGAGGAGAAAAGCCTGATACAGTAACCTATCTGGCTGAACGTGCTAAGTTATTTGGTTTGGTCAAAGCTGAGAGAAAGCGACATCGAGAAAAGGCCGCTCTCAATCAACAAATTTGGGAACCCATTCCTTTAAGTTGA
- a CDS encoding type II toxin-antitoxin system HicA family toxin — MNKKQRKTYDAIFVDPIRRNIVWDDVVNLIQSLGGIITQGDGSRVRFDLNKISLNIHSPHPQKELKRYQIKALREFLIKAGVD; from the coding sequence ATGAACAAAAAACAGCGAAAAACCTATGATGCTATTTTTGTTGATCCTATCCGCCGTAACATCGTTTGGGATGATGTCGTTAACTTAATTCAGTCATTGGGAGGTATCATTACTCAAGGCGATGGCTCAAGAGTTCGATTTGACCTAAACAAAATTTCCCTTAATATTCATTCCCCTCACCCTCAAAAAGAACTAAAAAGATACCAAATTAAAGCTCTTCGTGAATTTCTAATTAAAGCAGGAGTAGATTAA
- a CDS encoding type II toxin-antitoxin system HicB family antitoxin: protein MRYKDYEAVIEYDESDRLFFGRVINTEDIIVFDGLSVNELEQAFKTAIEQYLMDCQNLNKMPDQPGATFI, encoded by the coding sequence ATGCGATACAAAGACTATGAAGCTGTGATTGAATACGATGAAAGCGATCGCTTATTTTTTGGTCGTGTCATCAACACAGAAGATATTATTGTTTTCGATGGTCTTTCCGTTAATGAACTAGAACAAGCTTTTAAAACCGCCATTGAACAATATTTAATGGATTGTCAAAACCTCAATAAAATGCCTGATCAACCGGGTGCGACCTTCATATGA
- a CDS encoding type II toxin-antitoxin system PemK/MazF family toxin, with translation MGNPKPVRSEVWLINFGIAAKVRPALVVSEPYGDEDRALIGVIPHTTSIRGSQYEIQIDLPFLKKKGAFLLQGFVTVPPPYFVKKLGMLSESQMKLIENGLRDWLRL, from the coding sequence ATGGGGAATCCGAAGCCAGTTCGTAGTGAGGTTTGGCTCATTAATTTTGGGATAGCCGCGAAAGTACGCCCCGCTCTTGTTGTGAGTGAACCTTATGGAGATGAGGATCGAGCTTTGATTGGTGTGATTCCTCATACAACTAGTATCAGAGGCTCCCAATATGAGATTCAGATCGACCTTCCCTTTCTGAAAAAAAAAGGTGCCTTCCTACTTCAGGGTTTTGTAACCGTTCCCCCACCCTATTTTGTGAAAAAGCTTGGAATGCTATCGGAATCACAGATGAAATTAATTGAAAATGGGCTGAGAGATTGGCTCCGTCTTTAA
- a CDS encoding DUF2283 domain-containing protein, which yields MKINYYPETDSLYIHLADKSSFDSQEISEGVVADYDELGNLVGLDIDNASKKVQLGEFIINQLPLVPLKASA from the coding sequence ATGAAGATTAATTACTACCCAGAAACGGACTCCCTTTATATCCACCTTGCAGACAAATCCAGTTTTGATAGCCAAGAAATTTCAGAAGGAGTCGTTGCCGATTACGATGAATTAGGGAACCTAGTCGGTTTAGACATTGATAATGCCAGCAAAAAAGTGCAACTCGGTGAATTTATTATCAATCAACTCCCTCTCGTCCCCTTGAAAGCATCTGCATAA
- a CDS encoding BrnT family toxin, which yields MSTVEDERLDYGEQRFVTFGLLKGRVIAVVHTERKDHTRIISARKATKYEQLTYFEQLSN from the coding sequence ATGAGCACAGTTGAAGATGAGCGTCTCGATTATGGAGAGCAGCGTTTTGTCACATTCGGCTTACTAAAAGGGCGAGTTATTGCCGTTGTTCATACCGAACGTAAGGATCACACTCGTATTATTTCTGCAAGAAAGGCAACTAAATATGAACAACTAACCTACTTTGAGCAACTCTCAAACTGA
- a CDS encoding BrnA antitoxin family protein: MSNSQTDWQRLDAMSDEDIDFSDCPEIPPEMFARAVVRRNVPLTKAKAQVTLPIDNDVFEWFKSQGKGYQTQINQMRSP, encoded by the coding sequence TTGAGCAACTCTCAAACTGATTGGCAACGATTAGACGCAATGAGCGATGAAGATATTGATTTTTCGGACTGCCCAGAAATTCCCCCCGAAATGTTTGCTAGGGCCGTAGTGCGGCGAAATGTCCCCTTAACCAAGGCCAAAGCTCAAGTTACTCTCCCCATTGATAATGATGTATTCGAGTGGTTTAAATCTCAGGGAAAAGGCTATCAGACACAGATCAATCAGATGCGATCGCCATAA
- the rpsB gene encoding 30S ribosomal protein S2: MPVVSLAELLESGVHFGHQTRRWNPRMAPYIYTARNGVHIIDLVQTAQLIEDAYEYVRRSSEQGKRFLFIGTKRQAAGIVAQEAYRCGANFVNQRWLGGMLTNWETIRNRVERLKELEALESSGAIDRRPKKEASVLRRELGKLHKYLGGIKTMRKIPDIVIVVDQRREYNAIQECQKLGIPIISLLDTNCDPDAVDIPIPANDDAIRSIKLILGKLADAIYEGRHGQLNSDEDYEEFEETLAEEEEDMDDADLVAEYGDEDSDEEV; the protein is encoded by the coding sequence ATGCCCGTTGTCTCTCTCGCAGAATTGCTAGAGTCTGGGGTTCACTTCGGCCACCAAACACGCCGTTGGAATCCCCGTATGGCTCCCTATATTTACACCGCCCGTAATGGTGTTCATATTATTGACTTAGTGCAGACCGCCCAGTTAATTGAAGATGCCTACGAATATGTGCGTCGCTCTTCAGAACAGGGTAAGCGTTTCCTTTTTATCGGCACCAAACGCCAAGCCGCCGGTATCGTTGCCCAGGAAGCCTATCGTTGTGGCGCGAACTTCGTTAACCAACGTTGGTTAGGAGGAATGCTCACGAACTGGGAAACCATCCGTAATCGGGTTGAGCGTCTGAAAGAATTAGAAGCCCTCGAAAGCAGTGGCGCGATCGACCGTCGTCCCAAAAAAGAAGCTTCGGTATTACGTCGGGAACTGGGCAAGCTTCACAAATATCTGGGTGGCATTAAAACCATGCGGAAAATCCCTGATATCGTTATCGTGGTAGATCAACGTCGGGAATATAACGCTATTCAGGAATGCCAAAAGTTAGGAATCCCGATTATATCTTTATTGGATACTAACTGTGATCCCGATGCAGTGGATATTCCCATTCCTGCCAATGATGATGCAATTCGCTCTATTAAACTGATTCTGGGCAAATTGGCCGATGCGATCTATGAAGGTCGTCATGGTCAGTTGAACTCCGATGAAGATTATGAAGAGTTTGAGGAAACATTGGCTGAAGAGGAAGAGGATATGGACGACGCTGATTTAGTTGCTGAGTACGGTGACGAAGATAGCGACGAGGAAGTCTAG
- the tsf gene encoding translation elongation factor Ts, translated as MAEISAKLVKELRDKTGAGMMDCKKALSENNGEIEKSIEWLRQKGISSAEKKSGRTAAEGLVHSYIHFGGRIGVLVEVNCETDFVARGDKFKELVGNVAMQIAACPNVAYVKVEDIPATIVQKEKEIEMGRDDLGNKPENIKEKIVQGRIDKRLKELSLLDQPFIKDQNITVEELIKKAIAELGENIQIRRFVRFNLGEGIEKESMSFADEVAAQTAQATQTVEATPEPVAETAPEPVAEPTPEPKGKGKKKK; from the coding sequence ATGGCAGAAATTTCGGCAAAACTAGTTAAGGAACTGCGCGATAAAACAGGCGCGGGGATGATGGACTGTAAGAAAGCGTTAAGTGAAAATAACGGGGAGATCGAAAAGTCCATTGAGTGGTTACGTCAAAAGGGGATCTCTTCCGCCGAGAAAAAATCAGGTCGTACTGCTGCTGAGGGTTTAGTTCACAGCTATATCCATTTTGGTGGCCGTATTGGGGTTTTGGTGGAAGTGAATTGTGAAACGGACTTTGTCGCTCGTGGCGATAAGTTTAAAGAGCTAGTCGGTAATGTGGCGATGCAAATTGCGGCTTGTCCGAACGTAGCCTACGTCAAGGTAGAGGATATTCCCGCTACCATTGTCCAGAAGGAAAAAGAGATTGAAATGGGTCGGGATGATCTGGGCAATAAACCTGAAAATATTAAGGAGAAAATTGTCCAAGGTCGTATTGATAAACGTCTGAAAGAGTTATCTTTACTGGATCAGCCCTTTATTAAAGACCAAAATATCACCGTTGAAGAGTTGATTAAAAAGGCGATCGCTGAATTAGGAGAAAATATCCAAATTCGTCGCTTTGTCCGTTTTAATCTGGGTGAAGGTATCGAAAAAGAATCCATGAGCTTTGCGGATGAAGTTGCGGCTCAAACGGCTCAAGCAACTCAAACAGTGGAAGCAACGCCTGAACCAGTAGCAGAAACGGCTCCCGAACCAGTAGCAGAACCGACTCCTGAACCTAAGGGCAAGGGTAAAAAGAAAAAGTAG
- a CDS encoding glycosyltransferase, producing MSIILIFALLSLTIWLFLIFAWGNFWKADQYLKLDSNPLDNYPAVCAIVPARNEADVIEVSLRSLLTQDYPGQFSIILVDDQSSDRTGEIAQNLAQSLNKMNQLIVIFGKPLASGWSGKLWAMEQGIQAAKEQALNPQYFLFTDADIQHHSSNLKELVIKTEQENLALTSLMVLLRCESFWEKFLIPAFVFFFQKLYPFPWVNNPQCKMAAAAGGCILIRREALENIGGVASLKESLIDDCTLAQKVKAFSNSNQSTAIWLGLTQSTLSLRAYDSLDTIWNMIARTAYTQLYYNPGLLLGTLFGMTLVYLMAPIAFIVGLVTSNGPLLTVAIVTWILMAIAYLPTLKLYRLSHGWSLSLPLIAFLYNLMTLDSAWRYWRGQGGAWKSRVYSQ from the coding sequence ATGAGCATTATTTTAATTTTTGCGTTACTGTCTCTAACCATTTGGTTATTTTTAATCTTTGCCTGGGGCAATTTTTGGAAAGCGGATCAATATCTAAAGCTAGATTCTAACCCATTAGATAATTACCCTGCTGTTTGTGCTATCGTTCCTGCCCGTAATGAAGCTGATGTGATTGAGGTTAGTTTAAGGTCTTTATTAACCCAGGACTATCCTGGACAATTTTCAATTATTTTAGTGGATGATCAAAGCAGCGATCGCACCGGAGAAATCGCTCAAAATTTGGCCCAATCCTTAAATAAAATGAATCAGCTAATTGTCATATTTGGAAAGCCTCTAGCTTCTGGTTGGTCGGGAAAACTTTGGGCTATGGAACAAGGGATTCAAGCGGCCAAAGAGCAGGCCTTAAACCCCCAATATTTTTTGTTTACCGACGCTGATATTCAACATCATTCCAGCAATTTAAAAGAATTAGTGATCAAAACAGAGCAGGAAAACTTAGCATTAACGTCCCTCATGGTGTTATTACGTTGTGAAAGTTTTTGGGAAAAATTCTTGATTCCGGCCTTTGTCTTTTTCTTTCAAAAATTATACCCTTTTCCCTGGGTTAATAATCCCCAATGTAAAATGGCAGCAGCAGCAGGCGGTTGTATTTTGATTCGTCGGGAAGCTTTAGAAAATATAGGCGGAGTTGCCAGTTTAAAAGAGTCTTTGATCGATGATTGTACCCTAGCTCAAAAAGTTAAAGCCTTCTCTAACTCGAATCAATCCACTGCAATTTGGCTCGGTTTAACTCAATCGACGCTCAGTTTACGAGCCTATGATTCCCTCGACACCATTTGGAATATGATTGCTCGTACTGCCTATACTCAACTTTACTATAATCCTGGATTATTGTTGGGAACTTTATTCGGAATGACCCTGGTTTATTTAATGGCTCCGATCGCATTTATCGTCGGTTTAGTAACCAGTAATGGCCCTTTACTCACGGTGGCGATTGTCACCTGGATACTGATGGCGATCGCCTATCTACCCACTTTAAAATTATATCGGCTTTCTCATGGATGGAGTTTAAGTTTACCTCTGATTGCTTTTCTGTATAATTTGATGACCCTAGATTCGGCTTGGCGATATTGGCGAGGACAAGGTGGTGCTTGGAAAAGCCGAGTTTATTCTCAGTAA
- a CDS encoding ISKra4 family transposase encodes MKTLVGEVEISQKQARKLKVSPKIVLSPGLEKCCLRASAKTSYQQAEEDIEELMGIKVGHSSLHRLVERTELPLAQAQSESAGVSIDGGKICLRGEEKEGGQWRDYKLVSLHGNVCEAFFQDPEGLKNWSNVQPLSPIVTFLGDGHPAIWNAVESFATQSWLIRREVLDWYHLKENLFKVGGSLKRLEAVEHLLWRGFVNKAIDAFDGVKSKRAKNFQAYLTKHYQRIPDYQYYQQLGIVIGSGDVESKIKQVGARVKLSGARWHLHNVSRILRLRCAYLNHSPLLSVNVLS; translated from the coding sequence ATCAAAACCCTAGTCGGAGAAGTGGAAATAAGCCAAAAACAAGCCAGAAAACTAAAGGTGTCGCCAAAAATCGTCTTAAGTCCAGGTTTAGAGAAATGCTGTCTAAGAGCCAGTGCGAAAACATCCTACCAACAAGCAGAAGAAGATATAGAGGAGTTGATGGGGATAAAAGTAGGACATAGCAGTTTACATCGCTTGGTAGAACGGACAGAACTGCCCTTAGCTCAAGCTCAGTCAGAGAGTGCGGGGGTCAGTATAGATGGGGGAAAGATTTGTCTGCGGGGCGAGGAGAAGGAAGGGGGACAGTGGCGAGATTATAAACTGGTGAGTCTTCATGGCAATGTCTGTGAAGCCTTTTTCCAAGACCCAGAGGGCTTAAAGAATTGGAGCAATGTTCAACCTTTGTCCCCAATAGTGACCTTTTTGGGAGATGGTCATCCCGCAATCTGGAATGCGGTAGAGAGTTTCGCCACTCAATCGTGGCTGATACGACGAGAGGTGTTGGATTGGTATCATCTCAAGGAGAATCTGTTCAAAGTGGGTGGCTCTCTCAAACGGCTAGAAGCAGTGGAGCATTTACTGTGGCGGGGTTTTGTGAACAAGGCAATAGATGCGTTTGATGGAGTCAAAAGCAAGAGGGCAAAGAATTTTCAAGCCTATTTGACGAAGCATTATCAGCGTATCCCTGATTACCAATACTATCAACAGCTTGGTATTGTGATTGGTTCTGGTGATGTGGAGTCTAAGATTAAACAGGTGGGAGCTAGGGTTAAATTGTCGGGAGCACGTTGGCATCTTCATAATGTTTCTCGTATTCTTCGGCTACGATGTGCTTATCTCAATCACTCTCCTCTTTTGAGTGTCAATGTATTATCTTAA
- a CDS encoding transposase has product MYVGDGIKVGKEGRKMPGVKRLHQESEDVSKPEWIRGHYFNALSILVGVGKACFALPLVLRLDDGIKSKATEKGEGKGKKKVKTSLVTKMADLCVTYAEAGSYVILDAYFACEPVLKSFRQNALHLITRVRCSTVAYAPFCSVPTLTGRGRPRIWGSSIKLEKLFALAADFPTAKVWLYGQQVTVSYQCFEFHWDSPHQLVKFVLTQLPNGRRLILLSTDLCLTGCDF; this is encoded by the coding sequence GTGTATGTGGGTGATGGCATCAAAGTGGGGAAAGAAGGACGCAAGATGCCAGGTGTAAAACGACTACACCAAGAATCGGAAGATGTGTCCAAGCCAGAGTGGATAAGGGGTCATTACTTCAATGCCTTGAGTATTTTGGTGGGAGTAGGGAAAGCCTGCTTTGCCTTGCCCTTAGTGTTGCGGCTAGACGATGGCATCAAGTCCAAAGCAACCGAGAAGGGGGAGGGAAAAGGCAAAAAAAAGGTGAAGACGAGCCTGGTGACAAAAATGGCTGACCTTTGTGTTACTTACGCAGAGGCAGGGAGTTATGTAATTTTGGATGCTTATTTTGCTTGCGAACCAGTGCTCAAAAGTTTTCGCCAGAACGCCTTGCATCTAATCACAAGAGTGCGTTGCTCCACCGTCGCCTATGCCCCCTTTTGTTCCGTGCCGACGCTGACGGGGAGAGGACGACCACGGATTTGGGGGAGTTCGATAAAACTAGAAAAGCTGTTCGCTCTGGCGGCGGACTTTCCGACAGCTAAAGTCTGGCTCTATGGTCAACAAGTCACGGTTTCTTATCAGTGCTTTGAGTTCCACTGGGATAGTCCCCATCAGCTCGTCAAGTTTGTTCTGACCCAATTGCCTAACGGACGACGACTGATTCTGCTTTCTACTGATCTCTGTTTGACTGGGTGCGACTTTTAG
- a CDS encoding IS1634 family transposase → MANISEDQWQQGEQDGYRWQVRASEYGGEQQRWLVVESAQRLQSDNKAISQKIEKADKVVKKEWQKLCGQNFACEADALTEAQLWPKTLTYHQLSQVEVQTIPYYAKGGRPKQGATPLGFHYRLTGQLSLDSSCLEAASKRAGRFILATNVLDSQVLSPDQMLAEYKAQQNTERGFRFLKDPFFFASALFLKNPQRIMALMMIMVVSLLVYTLAQRRLRQALALAHQTIPNQKGKPTAIPTLLWVFQSFLFIRWLEIDGIQTIVNLTSKHKHILSFLGSSCQRYYFVS, encoded by the coding sequence TTGGCAAATATATCAGAAGACCAATGGCAGCAGGGTGAACAGGACGGTTATCGTTGGCAAGTGAGGGCTTCGGAATATGGGGGTGAACAGCAACGATGGCTTGTGGTCGAAAGTGCTCAACGTCTCCAGTCCGATAATAAAGCTATAAGTCAAAAAATTGAGAAAGCCGATAAAGTTGTCAAAAAAGAATGGCAGAAACTTTGTGGACAGAATTTTGCTTGTGAGGCCGATGCTCTTACTGAGGCTCAACTCTGGCCAAAAACCTTGACTTATCATCAACTCAGTCAAGTTGAGGTTCAGACTATTCCTTACTATGCCAAGGGAGGAAGACCGAAACAAGGGGCTACCCCTCTCGGTTTTCATTACCGCTTAACTGGGCAATTAAGCCTTGATTCCTCTTGCTTGGAAGCCGCATCTAAACGGGCTGGACGTTTTATTTTAGCTACTAATGTTCTTGATTCTCAGGTTTTGAGTCCCGACCAGATGTTGGCTGAATATAAGGCTCAACAAAACACCGAGCGCGGCTTTCGCTTTCTCAAAGACCCTTTCTTTTTTGCCTCTGCTCTTTTTCTCAAGAATCCTCAACGCATTATGGCTTTGATGATGATTATGGTTGTCTCTTTATTGGTTTATACTTTGGCACAACGTCGCCTACGACAGGCTTTGGCTCTTGCCCATCAGACTATTCCTAATCAAAAGGGTAAACCGACCGCCATTCCCACTCTGCTTTGGGTCTTTCAGTCTTTTCTGTTTATCCGTTGGTTAGAGATTGACGGCATTCAAACTATCGTTAATTTGACCTCCAAACACAAACATATTCTTTCCTTTCTTGGCTCTTCATGTCAAAGGTACTACTTTGTCTCTTGA
- a CDS encoding phospholipid carrier-dependent glycosyltransferase: MSESKISFPQWSIYTILGLIWLLSNLSDRLWLSLNQAVPAWDQSNHLTNSLLYLRALQTSDLGSGEWWRQLWMLSPKYPPITYLLSVPFQSLFGKGNDSALLTSFLCSGILIACVYTLGKILFNHQVGLWAAAITVLLPRLYQTRLQFLLDNPLLTFTIASFTFLTIWKQEKNLGRQWLWIAGFSLSLGIGLLTKQSILFYLFFPLLGLIIYYFWQRKWTRILQLLLSFLGSSLIWYPWYRTNWIYLFSTAQNSNAIPAAMEGDPAVNTLAAWVYYGKDLPLAVSWVLLIVPLVGLILDLLKRFPRSKENQTRSQVLASLGWLGLYFGGTYLICSALYNKDSRYIIPYLPILAIFLAYGLTRWRGRWQWVRWGAIAVAILVTITNLFPIPGSDQISQFFSPEVLFRPNFNQTPPHTEIFTTAQKLTPEQIINLGVIPNTDAVNPNTLNYFGTLANYQGFGRELGSNQEKVAEDYLGFDWFLTKTGENGYAQPPQLALAEKLSTYPDFQQVGSWPLADQSLLQLFHRQTPSVSIKSLAQNPSQIKLEKVILPEKTPPGQPVPITYQWSASRHLLERGLVLLTWRSRSNPQQYWLQDHRLGLGQFFVNSGQDQGLEIVEHTAMLPTDNLTDGIYQLEASYLNLETGQTQLIALPTTQITLDSTAPALPAPPLDFVTQLRQLALNLPKGVKGLDPVFQQVDRLNLYDPTQDYLKQVDASLSYRLAHDPKEAVNWTYAVVLARVLQQNPQTAIAALQSLVKLDSQNPYSHGYLAFVYLYDWQGKAAEKALQPALQLAPNNPDIQALKAISLIMQGNLWGGWQTLAPILTKK; encoded by the coding sequence ATGTCCGAATCTAAAATCTCTTTTCCTCAGTGGTCTATCTATACCATTTTGGGATTGATTTGGTTGCTTAGTAATCTCAGCGATCGCCTCTGGCTCAGTTTAAATCAGGCCGTTCCCGCTTGGGATCAAAGTAATCATCTCACCAATTCATTATTGTATTTAAGGGCATTACAAACATCTGACCTGGGCAGTGGAGAATGGTGGCGACAACTGTGGATGTTATCCCCTAAATATCCACCGATTACCTATTTATTAAGTGTTCCTTTTCAAAGCTTATTTGGGAAGGGCAATGACTCAGCCTTGCTAACCAGTTTCCTCTGTAGTGGCATTCTGATTGCTTGTGTTTACACTCTCGGCAAGATTCTTTTTAATCACCAAGTTGGACTCTGGGCCGCAGCTATTACAGTTTTATTACCTCGACTCTATCAAACTCGCCTCCAGTTTTTACTGGATAACCCTTTACTGACTTTTACGATTGCTAGTTTTACCTTTTTAACCATTTGGAAACAGGAGAAAAATCTGGGTCGGCAATGGCTCTGGATTGCTGGCTTTAGCTTAAGTTTAGGAATCGGTTTATTAACAAAGCAAAGTATTTTATTTTATTTATTTTTTCCCTTACTAGGATTAATAATTTATTATTTTTGGCAACGAAAATGGACGCGCATTTTACAATTATTGCTAAGTTTCCTGGGTTCTAGTTTGATTTGGTATCCCTGGTATCGTACCAATTGGATTTATTTATTTAGTACTGCTCAAAATTCTAACGCCATTCCGGCGGCAATGGAAGGTGATCCGGCTGTCAATACCCTCGCAGCTTGGGTCTATTATGGTAAAGATTTACCGTTAGCGGTTTCCTGGGTTTTGTTAATTGTTCCCCTCGTCGGCTTGATACTAGATTTATTGAAACGGTTTCCCAGATCAAAGGAGAATCAGACTCGCTCGCAAGTTTTAGCTAGTTTGGGTTGGTTAGGCTTATATTTTGGTGGTACTTACCTCATTTGTTCCGCTTTATATAACAAAGATAGCCGCTATATTATCCCCTATTTACCTATTTTAGCTATCTTTTTGGCCTATGGTTTAACACGATGGCGGGGCCGTTGGCAATGGGTTCGATGGGGCGCGATCGCCGTAGCCATTTTAGTGACAATAACCAATCTATTTCCCATTCCAGGCAGTGATCAAATATCCCAATTCTTTAGTCCAGAAGTGTTATTTCGTCCTAACTTTAATCAAACACCACCTCATACAGAAATCTTTACAACCGCCCAAAAACTGACCCCAGAGCAGATTATTAATCTAGGTGTGATTCCCAATACTGATGCCGTTAATCCGAATACCCTTAATTACTTTGGTACTTTGGCAAATTATCAAGGTTTTGGTCGAGAATTAGGCAGTAATCAGGAAAAAGTTGCTGAAGATTATCTCGGTTTTGATTGGTTTTTAACTAAGACTGGCGAAAATGGCTATGCTCAACCACCTCAGTTAGCCCTAGCCGAGAAATTATCCACCTATCCTGATTTTCAACAGGTGGGTAGTTGGCCCTTAGCGGATCAAAGTTTGCTGCAACTTTTTCATCGTCAAACCCCCTCGGTGAGTATTAAAAGCCTGGCTCAAAATCCGAGCCAAATAAAATTAGAAAAGGTTATTCTTCCTGAAAAAACTCCCCCTGGTCAACCAGTTCCGATTACCTATCAATGGTCAGCTAGTCGTCATTTATTAGAACGGGGTTTGGTCTTACTAACCTGGCGATCTCGTTCTAATCCGCAACAGTATTGGCTTCAGGATCATCGTCTAGGGCTAGGACAGTTTTTTGTCAATTCTGGTCAAGATCAGGGTTTAGAGATTGTCGAACATACAGCGATGTTACCCACTGATAACTTAACGGATGGCATCTATCAATTAGAGGCAAGCTATCTCAATCTTGAAACAGGTCAAACCCAATTAATTGCTTTGCCTACCACTCAAATTACCCTAGATTCTACGGCTCCTGCCTTGCCCGCTCCTCCCCTGGATTTTGTTACCCAATTACGTCAACTCGCGCTCAATTTACCCAAAGGAGTCAAGGGTTTAGATCCGGTTTTCCAACAGGTAGATCGACTCAATCTTTATGATCCGACTCAAGATTATCTGAAACAGGTTGATGCTTCCCTTTCCTATCGGTTGGCCCATGACCCTAAAGAGGCGGTTAACTGGACTTATGCGGTGGTTTTAGCACGGGTGCTGCAACAAAATCCCCAAACAGCGATCGCGGCTTTGCAATCCTTAGTCAAACTTGATTCTCAAAATCCCTACAGTCATGGCTATCTGGCCTTTGTCTATCTCTATGATTGGCAAGGAAAAGCGGCAGAAAAAGCGTTGCAACCGGCTCTCCAATTGGCTCCGAACAACCCTGATATTCAAGCACTAAAAGCGATTTCGCTCATTATGCAGGGCAATCTCTGGGGCGGTTGGCAAACCCTGGCTCCCATTTTGACAAAAAAATAA